The DNA region TATCTTTGCTTAATAGTTCTAAAAGCCTTTGTGACGGACCTTGGGGAATATTTATACCGGCTTCCCATGCTTCAATAGTTTTTTTTGATACTCCCATTATATTTGCAAATGATGTTTGAGTTAAATTTAATTTTTGTCGTATTTCTTTTATCTCTTTTCCTTGATACTGTGGCA from Bacillota bacterium includes:
- a CDS encoding helix-turn-helix domain-containing protein; the protein is MSVYNDLMQGLKEALDYTKGLQTGAKRHVIKPLPQYQGKEIKEIRQKLNLTQTSFANIMGVSKKTIEAWEAGINIPQGPSQRLLELLSKDSSIIEKYIQQ